The following proteins come from a genomic window of Microbacterium sp. SY138:
- a CDS encoding pyridoxal-dependent decarboxylase, whose product MDAVRMHAASPESTAIVDAVLDYSRRRMLAADVPLDKPQSEAELNRLVGPTITDAGLGAARALSVFEHVLAPACLTTSHPLYLSFIPTAPTMAAIAFDLVVSASGLYGGSWLEGAGAVHAENEVLSWLASEFGLPETAGGVFVQGGTIGNLSALVAAREAAKARLIAAGKELPSRWKILCSVEAHSSNKSAAKVMDADVLLVPAGDDGVLRAEGVREALLAHGDEICAVVATGGSTNFGIVDDIEGIAALKDEFDFWLHIDGAYGLTAMLAPEARHIFAGVERADSVIVDPHKWLFAPFDCCALIYRDPDSGRRAHTQHAEYLDILTDVDEFSPSDYSIQLTRRPRGLPMWFSVATYGVTAYREAVSAGLALTRRIAAEIARRPELRLVRDPQLSIVVFERDGWERADYDRWSAALLDSQRAFVVPSSHAGRPNTRFAILNPLTTFEDLVGILDTMK is encoded by the coding sequence ATGGATGCTGTGCGCATGCACGCGGCCTCGCCCGAATCGACGGCGATCGTCGACGCCGTGCTCGACTACTCGCGTCGTCGCATGCTCGCCGCCGACGTGCCGCTCGACAAGCCCCAGTCCGAGGCCGAGCTGAACCGCCTCGTCGGGCCCACGATCACCGATGCGGGACTCGGGGCCGCGCGTGCCCTCAGCGTGTTCGAGCACGTCCTCGCCCCGGCGTGCCTGACCACGAGCCACCCGTTGTATCTGTCGTTCATCCCGACAGCGCCGACCATGGCGGCGATCGCGTTCGACCTCGTCGTGTCGGCATCCGGACTCTACGGCGGCAGCTGGCTCGAGGGCGCGGGGGCCGTGCACGCCGAGAACGAGGTGCTGTCGTGGCTCGCGAGCGAGTTCGGGCTGCCCGAGACCGCGGGCGGAGTGTTCGTGCAGGGCGGCACGATCGGCAACCTCTCGGCACTGGTCGCCGCGCGCGAGGCGGCGAAGGCGCGGCTGATCGCGGCCGGCAAGGAGCTGCCGAGCCGATGGAAGATCCTGTGCAGCGTCGAGGCGCACTCCTCGAACAAGTCGGCCGCGAAGGTGATGGATGCCGACGTGCTGCTGGTTCCTGCGGGCGACGACGGCGTGCTGCGTGCGGAGGGCGTGCGCGAAGCCCTCCTCGCGCACGGTGACGAGATCTGTGCGGTCGTCGCGACCGGCGGCTCGACCAACTTCGGCATCGTCGACGACATCGAGGGGATCGCGGCGCTCAAGGACGAGTTCGATTTCTGGCTGCATATCGACGGTGCCTACGGTCTCACCGCGATGCTGGCGCCGGAAGCGCGGCACATCTTCGCCGGCGTCGAGCGCGCCGACTCGGTCATCGTCGATCCGCACAAATGGCTGTTCGCACCGTTCGACTGCTGCGCGCTGATCTACCGCGACCCCGACAGCGGGCGCCGGGCGCACACGCAGCATGCCGAATACCTCGACATCCTCACCGACGTCGACGAGTTCAGCCCCTCGGACTACTCCATCCAGTTGACGCGTCGCCCGCGCGGCCTGCCCATGTGGTTCTCGGTCGCGACCTATGGGGTCACGGCCTACCGTGAGGCGGTGAGTGCCGGACTCGCGCTGACGCGACGGATCGCCGCGGAGATCGCCCGACGTCCGGAGCTGCGTCTGGTGCGAGACCCGCAGCTGTCGATCGTGGTGTTCGAGCGCGACGGCTGGGAGCGTGCCGACTACGACCGATGGTCGGCGGCCCTGCTCGACTCGCAGCGGGCGTTCGTGGTCCCCAGCTCCCATGCCGGGCGTCCGAACACACGCTTCGCCATCCTGAATCCCCTCACCACGTTCGAAGACCTCGTCGGCATCCTCGACACGATGAAGTAG
- a CDS encoding TetR/AcrR family transcriptional regulator, translating to MKTTSTGAGARRMSPEERDHSILDGAIGLARESGLESLTVRAVAARVGVTPALVAHYRPGMDAFVADVFGLIVAAERDEVIAAFDGADGPAALRAGLLRLIETLLDADRDDVTLIWVQAWALGARNEALAARVRQEMDGWQSALEQIFARAAATGAIAAGRADMAAWLLLAMVDGMNAHSLVKWAPRDRADLARRALSAVLDTAPLDIAPLDTAPADSLSADSRSDDK from the coding sequence ATGAAGACCACGTCAACAGGTGCGGGCGCTCGCCGGATGTCGCCGGAGGAGCGCGATCACTCGATCCTCGACGGCGCGATCGGCCTTGCGCGCGAGAGTGGTCTCGAGAGCCTCACCGTGCGGGCGGTCGCCGCTCGCGTCGGGGTGACTCCGGCGCTCGTGGCGCACTACCGGCCGGGGATGGACGCGTTCGTCGCCGATGTGTTCGGGCTGATCGTGGCGGCTGAGCGCGACGAGGTGATCGCCGCGTTCGATGGCGCCGACGGCCCCGCCGCGCTGCGGGCCGGTCTGCTGCGCCTGATCGAGACACTCCTCGACGCCGACCGCGACGACGTCACCCTGATCTGGGTGCAGGCGTGGGCGCTCGGTGCTCGCAACGAGGCGCTCGCCGCCCGCGTGCGGCAGGAGATGGACGGGTGGCAGAGCGCGCTGGAGCAGATCTTCGCCCGGGCCGCGGCGACCGGTGCGATCGCGGCCGGCCGCGCCGACATGGCCGCGTGGCTGCTGCTCGCGATGGTCGACGGAATGAACGCGCACTCCCTCGTGAAGTGGGCGCCCCGCGACCGCGCCGACCTGGCCAGGCGTGCACTGTCGGCCGTGCTCGACACCGCACCGCTCGACATCGCACCGCTCGACACCGCACCCGCCGACTCTCTATCTGCCGACTCCCGATCTGATGACAAGTAA
- a CDS encoding agmatine deiminase family protein, whose protein sequence is MSWRMPTETARHERTWMAFPAEGETLGDTDTAREEGYATWTAVAHAVAEFEPVSMLVDPSEVDRARRMLSSSIEIVEAPVDEFWMRDSGPTFVVDDDRPGVLGAVDWIFNGWGAPEWAEWRKAAQHARIVAGAVGAELVSSTLVNEGGGIHVDGEGTVLLTETVQLDPRRNPFADKQRIEAEMARTIGATKAVWLPRGLTRDYDDFGTNGHVDIVATIVSPGRLLLHDQQNPEHPDHAVTRELRALLSEQTDAAGRRFEVIDLPAPSTLTDQEGPVDWSYVNHLVTNDGVVACGFGDEKADAAAREILADAYPGRRVVTVDARPLFDRGGGIHCITQQQPALDGSH, encoded by the coding sequence ATGAGCTGGCGCATGCCCACCGAGACCGCACGTCACGAGCGCACCTGGATGGCGTTCCCTGCAGAGGGCGAGACCCTCGGCGACACCGACACGGCGCGCGAAGAGGGCTACGCCACCTGGACCGCCGTCGCCCATGCGGTCGCAGAATTCGAGCCCGTGTCGATGCTGGTCGACCCGAGCGAGGTCGACAGGGCCCGGCGCATGCTCAGCAGCAGCATCGAGATCGTCGAAGCGCCGGTCGACGAGTTCTGGATGCGCGATTCCGGGCCGACGTTCGTGGTCGACGACGACCGGCCGGGAGTGCTCGGTGCGGTCGACTGGATCTTCAACGGCTGGGGTGCGCCGGAATGGGCCGAGTGGCGCAAGGCCGCGCAGCACGCGCGCATCGTCGCCGGCGCCGTCGGGGCGGAGCTCGTGAGCTCCACACTCGTGAACGAGGGCGGCGGCATCCACGTCGACGGCGAGGGCACCGTGCTGCTCACCGAGACCGTGCAGCTCGACCCTCGGCGCAACCCCTTCGCCGACAAGCAGCGGATCGAGGCCGAGATGGCCCGCACTATCGGCGCGACCAAGGCCGTGTGGCTGCCCCGTGGGCTCACTCGCGACTACGACGACTTCGGCACGAACGGCCACGTCGACATCGTCGCCACCATCGTCTCGCCCGGGCGGCTGCTGCTGCACGATCAGCAGAACCCCGAGCACCCCGACCACGCCGTCACCCGTGAGCTGCGCGCCCTGCTCTCGGAGCAGACCGATGCCGCCGGACGCCGCTTCGAGGTGATCGACCTGCCCGCACCCTCCACGCTGACGGACCAGGAGGGGCCCGTCGACTGGAGCTACGTCAACCACCTGGTCACGAACGACGGCGTGGTGGCGTGCGGCTTCGGCGACGAGAAGGCGGATGCCGCGGCGCGCGAGATCCTCGCCGACGCCTACCCCGGACGCCGGGTCGTCACGGTGGATGCGCGCCCGCTGTTCGACCGCGGCGGAGGGATCCACTGCATCACTCAGCAGCAGCCCGCCCTCGACGGAAGCCACTGA
- a CDS encoding amidase yields MFDVVEASIAELRRALETGETTAVELIDAYLARIAAFDAPGTATALNAVVVANPEARAEAAASDARRARGEALGPLDGIPYTAKDSYLVRGLTAAAGSPAFAELVAQRDAFTIERLRAGGAICLGLTNMPPMANGGMQRGAYGRAESPYNAAFLTAPFASGSSNGSGTATAASFAAFGLGEETWSSGRGPATNNALCAYTPSRGVISTRGNWPLVPTMDVVVPHTRSMADLLEVLDVIVADDAETRGDFWRAQPWVELPAASAVRPESYRALAADTARTLVGARIGIPRMYINADPDAGSTESPGIGGPTGRRIDTRASIIARWEAARRDLTAAGATVIEVDFPAVSNYERDRPGAHTIATRGLVSPEYLHREIVDLSAWAWEDFLQANGDPGLRSLAEVDGARIFPHPEGALPDRYTGFDDDIAEYPDWVRRHPDVSYRDMPELEDGLRGLEETRRRDLEVWMDVLRLDAVVFPAVADVGPADMDVNPESADLGWRNGVWIANGNLAIRHLGIPTVTVPMGLMSDIDMPIGLTFAGRAYDDTRLLRFASAFEAAGGPGTRRTPPTRTPAL; encoded by the coding sequence ATGTTCGACGTGGTGGAGGCATCCATCGCCGAGCTGCGGCGCGCCCTCGAGACCGGCGAGACGACCGCGGTCGAACTCATCGACGCCTACCTCGCGCGCATCGCCGCCTTCGACGCCCCCGGCACGGCTACGGCGCTGAACGCCGTCGTCGTCGCCAACCCGGAGGCCCGTGCCGAGGCGGCGGCATCGGATGCTCGTCGCGCCCGCGGCGAGGCCCTCGGGCCCCTCGACGGCATCCCCTACACAGCGAAGGACAGCTACCTCGTGCGCGGCCTCACCGCCGCCGCGGGAAGTCCCGCTTTCGCGGAGCTCGTGGCCCAGCGCGATGCCTTCACGATCGAGCGGCTGCGTGCGGGCGGAGCCATCTGCCTCGGGCTCACGAACATGCCTCCGATGGCGAACGGCGGCATGCAGCGTGGTGCCTACGGTCGCGCGGAGAGTCCGTACAACGCGGCCTTCCTCACAGCGCCCTTCGCCTCCGGCTCGTCGAACGGCTCCGGCACGGCGACGGCGGCGAGTTTCGCCGCTTTCGGCCTCGGTGAGGAGACCTGGTCGAGCGGCCGGGGCCCCGCGACCAACAACGCGCTGTGCGCCTACACCCCCTCACGCGGCGTGATCTCGACCCGCGGGAACTGGCCTCTCGTGCCGACCATGGACGTCGTTGTGCCGCACACCCGCTCGATGGCCGATCTGCTCGAGGTGCTCGACGTGATCGTCGCCGACGACGCCGAGACCCGCGGCGACTTCTGGCGGGCGCAGCCGTGGGTCGAGCTGCCCGCCGCATCCGCCGTCCGCCCGGAGTCGTATCGCGCCCTCGCCGCGGACACGGCGCGCACGCTCGTCGGTGCACGCATCGGCATCCCCCGCATGTACATCAATGCGGACCCGGATGCCGGCAGCACCGAGAGCCCGGGCATCGGCGGCCCCACCGGCCGGCGCATCGACACACGGGCGAGCATCATCGCGCGCTGGGAGGCCGCCCGCCGCGACCTCACCGCTGCCGGAGCGACCGTGATCGAGGTCGACTTCCCCGCGGTGTCGAACTACGAGAGAGACCGTCCGGGGGCGCACACCATCGCGACTCGCGGCCTGGTGTCACCCGAGTACCTGCACCGCGAGATCGTCGACCTCTCGGCGTGGGCGTGGGAGGACTTCCTGCAGGCGAACGGCGACCCGGGCCTGCGCTCGCTCGCCGAGGTCGACGGCGCCAGGATCTTCCCGCATCCGGAGGGCGCGCTTCCCGACCGTTACACCGGGTTCGACGACGATATCGCCGAGTATCCGGACTGGGTGCGCCGCCATCCCGACGTCTCGTACAGGGACATGCCCGAGCTCGAAGACGGGCTGCGCGGCCTGGAGGAGACCCGCCGCCGGGACCTCGAGGTGTGGATGGATGTGCTGCGGCTCGACGCCGTGGTCTTCCCCGCGGTCGCCGACGTGGGGCCGGCCGACATGGACGTGAACCCGGAATCCGCCGACCTCGGCTGGCGCAACGGCGTGTGGATCGCGAACGGCAACCTCGCGATACGTCACCTCGGCATCCCGACCGTCACCGTGCCGATGGGACTGATGAGCGACATCGACATGCCGATCGGGCTGACATTCGCGGGACGGGCGTACGACGACACGCGACTGCTGCGTTTCGCCTCGGCATTCGAAGCGGCAGGCGGCCCTGGCACGCGTCGCACGCCGCCGACGCGCACCCCCGCGCTCTGA
- a CDS encoding tryptophan 2,3-dioxygenase family protein, whose translation MHSENERALESGIVTDLSGRMTYGSYLALDQLLTAQHPVSAPQHHDEMLFIIQHQTTELWLKQLLHELSSARELLAHDDLREALKRIARVKRIQDVMTQQWSVLATLTPTEYAQFRGALGNSSGFQSVQYRAVEFALGNKNAKMLSVFADHPANLALLTAEWEKPTLYDEFLRFAARRGLPIPSSILERDVREPYRETPELVPAIREIYQDPSRYWDLYEACEDLVDLEDNFQFWRFRHLKTVARTIGMKVGTGGSSGVGFLQRALDLTFFPELYTVRTEIGS comes from the coding sequence ATGCACAGCGAGAACGAACGCGCCCTCGAATCCGGTATCGTCACCGACCTCTCGGGGCGGATGACCTACGGCTCGTACCTGGCGCTCGACCAGCTGCTCACCGCGCAGCACCCGGTGAGCGCACCGCAGCACCACGACGAGATGCTGTTCATCATCCAGCACCAGACCACCGAGCTGTGGCTCAAGCAGCTGCTGCATGAGCTGTCCTCCGCTCGCGAGCTGCTCGCCCACGACGACCTGCGCGAGGCCCTGAAGCGCATCGCCAGGGTCAAGCGCATCCAAGACGTGATGACGCAGCAGTGGTCGGTGCTCGCCACGCTCACCCCCACCGAGTACGCACAGTTCCGCGGGGCACTGGGCAACTCGTCGGGCTTCCAGTCCGTGCAGTACCGGGCGGTGGAGTTCGCCCTCGGCAACAAGAACGCGAAGATGCTGAGCGTCTTCGCCGACCACCCCGCCAACCTCGCTCTGCTCACCGCCGAGTGGGAGAAGCCGACCCTGTACGACGAATTCCTGCGTTTCGCCGCCCGCCGTGGGCTGCCGATCCCGAGCTCGATCCTCGAGCGCGACGTGCGCGAGCCCTACCGGGAGACCCCGGAGCTGGTGCCGGCGATCCGCGAGATCTACCAGGATCCGAGCCGGTACTGGGACCTGTACGAGGCGTGCGAAGACCTGGTCGACCTCGAGGACAACTTCCAGTTCTGGCGCTTCCGGCACCTCAAGACCGTCGCCCGGACCATCGGAATGAAGGTCGGCACCGGTGGCTCCAGCGGGGTCGGATTCCTGCAGCGCGCGCTGGACCTGACGTTCTTCCCCGAGCTCTACACCGTGCGCACCGAGATCGGCAGCTGA
- a CDS encoding hydrolase, with translation MKAATFFDGTAWREGVVELADGRVRLRDERPTPDLPRIPGAITGGFTDHHVHLQLVAHGLLAGSRLGRVIDLGGNPQVLRRLAVQAVAIDYAGAFLTAPGGYPSDRDWAPEGSVREITDADSAAAAVAGMAAAGATRLKVTSNSAAGPVLSDDLFRAIVRAADEHGLAVVAHAEGAGEAQRVVRLGASHLAHAPFTERLDDAEIVRQAASASWISTLAIHEDPERAIAIDNVRRFHAAGGTVLYGTDLGNGPMPVDLNPREIAALREAGLDDAALLRALAPGDPFDPTSVLLLSGGTASTADPLDARPLTPADLKV, from the coding sequence ATGAAGGCCGCGACGTTCTTCGACGGGACCGCATGGCGCGAGGGCGTCGTCGAGCTCGCCGACGGGCGCGTGCGGCTGCGCGATGAGCGCCCCACCCCCGACCTCCCCCGCATCCCCGGCGCCATCACCGGCGGATTCACCGACCACCACGTGCACCTGCAGCTCGTCGCGCACGGCCTGCTGGCAGGGTCGCGCCTCGGCCGCGTGATCGACCTCGGCGGCAACCCCCAGGTATTGCGCCGGCTCGCCGTGCAGGCGGTCGCGATCGACTATGCCGGCGCTTTCCTGACCGCTCCGGGCGGTTACCCCTCCGACCGCGACTGGGCACCGGAGGGCTCCGTCCGCGAGATCACCGACGCGGATTCCGCCGCCGCCGCGGTCGCCGGGATGGCGGCGGCCGGAGCCACCCGCCTCAAGGTCACCAGCAACAGCGCCGCAGGACCGGTGCTCTCCGACGACCTCTTCCGCGCGATCGTGCGGGCGGCCGACGAGCACGGCCTTGCGGTCGTCGCGCATGCCGAAGGGGCGGGCGAAGCGCAGCGCGTCGTGCGTCTCGGAGCCTCCCACCTGGCCCATGCCCCGTTCACGGAGCGCCTCGACGACGCGGAGATCGTGCGCCAGGCGGCCTCGGCCTCGTGGATCTCGACGCTCGCGATCCACGAAGACCCCGAGCGCGCGATCGCGATCGACAACGTGCGCCGCTTCCACGCCGCAGGCGGGACCGTGCTCTACGGCACCGATCTGGGCAACGGGCCGATGCCGGTCGACCTGAACCCGCGCGAGATCGCCGCCCTCCGCGAAGCCGGGCTCGACGACGCCGCCCTCCTGCGCGCACTCGCGCCCGGGGATCCGTTCGACCCCACCTCCGTGCTCCTCCTCTCGGGCGGAACAGCCTCGACGGCCGATCCGCTCGACGCCCGCCCCCTCACCCCCGCAGATCTGAAGGTGTGA
- a CDS encoding aminotransferase class V-fold PLP-dependent enzyme: protein MTTTSDPSLLAHARALDAADPLRAHLDAFAEAPGVTAYLDGNSLGRPLRDMPDKLAAFVRDDWGTRLIRSWDEQWMALPMELGDRIGRVALGAAAGQTVVADSTSVLIYKLMRAAASADPTRTELVIEAGNFPTDRFLAEGVAVETGMTLRWLEPDPVHGVTVADVEAVVSARTALVSLSHVDYRSGALADMPGITAAAHEAGALMMWDLCHSAGVVPMQLDEWGVDMAVGCTYKYLNGGPGSPAFAYLRHGLQGVLRQPIQGWWSAADIFAMGPEYVPAGDIRQLLSGTPPVTSMLAMQGMLDLIEQSTVEGVRAKSQSLTDLAVQAYDELLAPLGVRLLSPRDAGVRGGHVTIGHPDFREVTRRLWADGIIPDFRFPDGIRLGLSPLSTSHVETVTGVLAVRDALESGDL, encoded by the coding sequence ATGACCACGACATCCGACCCCTCGCTCCTCGCGCACGCCCGCGCTCTCGACGCCGCCGATCCGCTGCGCGCCCACCTCGACGCGTTCGCCGAAGCCCCGGGCGTCACGGCCTACCTCGACGGCAACTCCCTCGGCCGACCGCTGCGCGACATGCCCGACAAGCTCGCCGCGTTCGTGCGCGACGACTGGGGAACACGGCTGATCCGCTCCTGGGACGAGCAGTGGATGGCGCTGCCGATGGAGCTCGGTGACCGCATCGGGCGGGTGGCGCTCGGTGCCGCTGCCGGGCAGACGGTCGTCGCCGATTCGACCAGCGTGCTCATCTACAAGCTCATGCGCGCCGCCGCGAGCGCCGATCCCACCCGCACCGAACTCGTGATCGAGGCCGGCAACTTCCCCACCGACCGGTTCCTCGCCGAGGGGGTGGCCGTCGAGACCGGGATGACTCTGCGCTGGCTCGAACCCGACCCGGTGCACGGGGTGACCGTCGCCGACGTCGAGGCCGTCGTCTCCGCACGCACCGCGCTGGTGTCGCTGAGCCATGTCGACTACCGCTCGGGCGCCCTGGCCGACATGCCGGGCATCACGGCTGCCGCGCATGAGGCCGGAGCACTGATGATGTGGGATCTGTGCCACTCCGCCGGCGTGGTCCCGATGCAGCTCGACGAGTGGGGTGTCGACATGGCCGTCGGCTGCACCTACAAGTACTTGAACGGCGGACCGGGCTCCCCCGCCTTCGCCTACCTCCGCCACGGACTGCAGGGTGTGCTGCGCCAGCCGATCCAGGGCTGGTGGAGCGCCGCCGACATCTTCGCGATGGGGCCGGAGTACGTACCAGCGGGCGACATCCGCCAACTGCTCAGCGGCACGCCGCCGGTGACATCGATGCTCGCGATGCAAGGCATGCTCGACCTCATCGAGCAGTCGACGGTCGAGGGAGTGCGGGCGAAGTCGCAGTCGCTGACCGATCTTGCGGTGCAGGCCTACGACGAGCTGCTCGCCCCTCTCGGCGTACGACTGCTCAGCCCCCGCGACGCCGGGGTGCGCGGCGGTCACGTGACGATCGGCCACCCCGACTTCCGTGAGGTCACGCGGCGCCTGTGGGCGGACGGCATCATCCCCGACTTCCGGTTCCCGGATGGCATCCGCCTCGGCCTCTCCCCGCTCAGCACTTCGCACGTCGAGACGGTCACCGGCGTTCTCGCGGTGCGTGACGCGTTGGAGTCCGGTGACCTCTGA
- a CDS encoding PaaX family transcriptional regulator C-terminal domain-containing protein: protein MTSDPAVAPVLDDIDARPGSTASLLRTFIGVFLRPLGGWISTADLVAFAGDLGIEAAQARTGVARLKQKGLLLASREEQIGYRLNPAATGMLERGDRRIFEMREMTDADTWCLVSFSIPESARSVRHQLRRRLQWIGAGVVSPALWICPGHLQAEVEQILHELDVRGWATLFPTSVPVPAGTLIEAAAQWWDLEALRREHLAFQGALATLPAEPFAAYVQLIDRWRVLPYTDPGLPPSMLPTDWPGRRSFDEFARRSAELAAPAWAHVRARIT from the coding sequence GTGACCTCTGACCCCGCCGTCGCCCCCGTGCTCGACGACATCGATGCGCGCCCCGGCAGCACCGCCTCGCTGCTGCGGACGTTCATCGGCGTCTTCCTGCGCCCGCTCGGCGGATGGATCTCGACGGCCGACCTGGTCGCTTTCGCCGGCGACCTGGGCATCGAAGCGGCACAGGCACGCACGGGTGTCGCCCGCCTCAAGCAGAAGGGCCTGCTGCTCGCCTCGCGCGAAGAGCAGATCGGCTATCGCCTCAATCCCGCAGCCACCGGGATGCTGGAACGTGGGGATCGACGCATCTTCGAGATGCGGGAGATGACGGATGCCGACACCTGGTGCCTGGTGTCGTTCTCGATCCCCGAGAGCGCACGGAGCGTACGCCACCAGTTGCGTCGACGGCTGCAGTGGATCGGCGCGGGTGTCGTATCGCCGGCGCTGTGGATCTGTCCCGGCCACCTTCAGGCGGAGGTGGAGCAGATCCTCCATGAACTCGACGTGCGCGGCTGGGCGACGCTGTTCCCGACATCCGTGCCCGTGCCCGCCGGCACGCTGATCGAGGCCGCGGCGCAGTGGTGGGACCTGGAGGCGCTGCGCCGCGAGCACCTCGCTTTCCAGGGCGCGCTCGCGACGCTGCCCGCCGAGCCGTTCGCCGCGTACGTGCAGCTGATCGACCGTTGGCGGGTGCTGCCGTACACCGACCCGGGGCTTCCCCCCTCGATGCTGCCGACCGATTGGCCCGGTCGTCGCAGCTTCGACGAGTTCGCCCGTCGGTCGGCGGAGCTGGCCGCACCCGCCTGGGCGCATGTGCGCGCCCGGATCACCTAG
- a CDS encoding FBP domain-containing protein, translated as MRPIDERAIRASFLNASRKEVSDLTLPHGFAEIDFDRLDFLGWADPRMPRRAYVVSWVDDAPVGVFLQRAEQRVIARAQCSWCEDVTLRNDVQLYVARKAGPAGRKGDSVGVLTCAEFGCNHNVRILPPLAYQGFDREFARDLRILRLQEHVAGFLAEVAGQTG; from the coding sequence ATGCGTCCCATCGACGAGCGCGCCATCCGCGCCTCCTTCCTCAACGCCTCCCGCAAGGAGGTCTCCGACCTGACCCTGCCGCACGGCTTCGCCGAGATCGACTTCGATCGCCTCGACTTCCTCGGCTGGGCTGACCCGAGGATGCCCCGCCGGGCCTACGTCGTCAGCTGGGTCGACGACGCCCCGGTCGGCGTCTTCCTGCAGCGCGCCGAACAGCGCGTGATCGCGCGGGCGCAATGCTCATGGTGCGAAGACGTCACGCTCCGCAACGACGTGCAGCTGTACGTGGCGCGCAAGGCCGGGCCGGCCGGACGCAAGGGCGACAGCGTGGGCGTGCTCACCTGCGCCGAGTTCGGCTGCAACCACAATGTCCGCATCCTGCCGCCCCTGGCCTACCAGGGGTTCGACCGCGAGTTCGCGCGCGACCTGCGCATCCTGCGACTGCAGGAGCACGTGGCCGGCTTCCTCGCCGAGGTCGCGGGGCAGACGGGCTAG
- a CDS encoding CsbD family protein has protein sequence MSAADDIKNAAEKAAGKVKEGVGKLTDNEKLEAEGKADQVKASAKQAGENVKDAAGKAGDSVRDAFEK, from the coding sequence ATGAGTGCCGCAGACGACATCAAGAACGCCGCCGAGAAGGCCGCCGGAAAGGTCAAGGAAGGCGTCGGAAAGCTCACCGACAACGAGAAGCTCGAAGCCGAGGGCAAGGCGGATCAGGTCAAGGCCTCCGCCAAGCAGGCCGGCGAGAACGTGAAGGACGCCGCGGGCAAGGCCGGCGACAGCGTCCGGGACGCGTTCGAGAAGTAA
- a CDS encoding Rho termination factor N-terminal domain-containing protein has product MPGRRDNSLKDPELYEELRKDGASKEKAARISNAAAKEGRSAVGRRGGEHGDYEDWTVPELRARAKELGLTGYSGKRKSELISALRNH; this is encoded by the coding sequence ATGCCAGGAAGACGCGACAACTCGCTGAAGGATCCCGAGCTGTACGAAGAGCTGAGGAAAGACGGCGCCTCGAAGGAGAAGGCCGCGCGCATCTCGAACGCCGCGGCGAAAGAGGGGCGCAGTGCCGTGGGGCGCCGCGGCGGCGAACACGGAGACTACGAGGATTGGACCGTGCCGGAGCTGCGCGCGCGTGCGAAGGAACTCGGTCTGACCGGCTACAGCGGCAAGCGGAAATCCGAGTTGATCTCCGCGCTCAGGAATCACTGA